From Paenibacillus physcomitrellae, the proteins below share one genomic window:
- a CDS encoding 2Fe-2S iron-sulfur cluster-binding protein: MKRIKELEGIPVAEQPVYRKGNSVETSITFEPAGKTVKVRPGTTVLLAAQQNRVHIPTRCSGLASCLMCKIQVEAEHEAALSPATQAERRKLGPLLQQGTRLACQAKISGQAVVRLSEDPLKAAVRKLLEAQEREDDSLW; this comes from the coding sequence ATGAAAAGGATCAAAGAATTAGAAGGGATTCCGGTTGCAGAGCAGCCGGTTTATAGGAAGGGGAACAGCGTGGAAACATCGATTACATTTGAACCCGCAGGGAAAACGGTGAAAGTACGGCCAGGCACCACCGTGCTGCTTGCCGCTCAGCAGAATCGCGTGCACATTCCTACACGCTGCAGCGGTCTGGCAAGCTGCCTGATGTGCAAAATTCAGGTTGAGGCAGAACATGAGGCTGCTTTGTCTCCGGCCACGCAAGCGGAAAGACGAAAGCTGGGGCCGCTATTACAGCAAGGAACCAGGCTGGCCTGTCAGGCCAAAATTAGCGGGCAGGCGGTTGTAAGGCTTTCGGAAGACCCTTTAAAGGCAGCGGTCAGGAAGCTGCTTGAGGCTCAGGAGCGGGAGGATGATTCATTATGGTAG
- a CDS encoding stage VI sporulation protein F, with product MSKNISKDALNLINKKAGKNISEGAVKKLASTVKPSTLQNEAQLRQLIKSVSAMAKVPVSESTVSEIVAAVKKSGMNPQNMESLMKLMMKK from the coding sequence ATGAGCAAAAACATTTCCAAAGATGCCTTAAACTTGATTAACAAGAAGGCGGGAAAAAATATTTCAGAAGGTGCCGTCAAGAAATTGGCCAGCACGGTCAAGCCTTCGACACTGCAAAATGAAGCGCAGCTCCGCCAATTGATTAAATCCGTATCTGCCATGGCCAAAGTGCCGGTATCGGAATCAACGGTTTCGGAAATTGTGGCTGCCGTCAAGAAAAGCGGCATGAATCCGCAGAATATGGAATCTTTGATGAAACTGATGATGAAAAAATAA
- a CDS encoding NAD(P)H-dependent glycerol-3-phosphate dehydrogenase, whose translation MFQKAAVLVAGSWGTALATVLADKGIQVSLWTRNAGQADEINRDHQNRYLPGVTLSSRIKATTDMEEAVKDAEAVVIVSPSSATRQVSRELSKYWKPEQLVIHAVKGFETETLKRMSTVISEELGCEEGHVVVLSGPSHAEEVVKQCPTTVVVASLEEQEAQRAQDLFMNAYFRVYTNRDLVGVELAGALKNIIALGAGMSDGLGYGDNAKAALLTRGLAEITRVGAQMGANPLTFAGLAGIGDLVVTATSQHSRNWRAGSMLGQGMTLDEVLKKMDMVVEGVRTTQAAHEIAEKYQVQMPIASQLYNVLFKGLDAKTAVEALMGRDKKTEMEVMSLETWEQWHT comes from the coding sequence TTGTTTCAGAAAGCGGCGGTTCTAGTTGCGGGAAGCTGGGGGACAGCATTGGCCACCGTGCTTGCCGACAAAGGGATTCAGGTGTCGCTTTGGACAAGAAATGCAGGGCAGGCTGATGAAATCAATCGGGATCATCAGAACCGGTACCTGCCTGGCGTCACCCTGTCATCCCGCATTAAAGCCACAACCGACATGGAAGAAGCGGTGAAAGACGCAGAAGCCGTCGTAATCGTGTCTCCTTCTTCGGCTACCCGTCAAGTCTCAAGGGAGCTAAGCAAGTATTGGAAGCCGGAGCAGCTGGTTATCCATGCGGTGAAAGGCTTTGAGACGGAAACGTTAAAAAGAATGTCTACGGTTATCTCCGAGGAGCTTGGCTGTGAAGAAGGCCATGTCGTCGTCTTGTCAGGACCAAGCCATGCCGAGGAGGTTGTCAAGCAGTGTCCGACAACTGTGGTTGTGGCTTCATTGGAAGAACAGGAGGCCCAGCGCGCACAGGACCTATTTATGAACGCCTATTTCCGCGTGTATACGAATCGGGATCTGGTAGGCGTTGAGCTTGCGGGTGCTTTAAAAAATATCATCGCCTTGGGCGCCGGTATGTCCGATGGTTTAGGCTATGGCGATAATGCCAAAGCTGCGCTGCTTACGCGTGGATTGGCCGAAATCACCCGGGTTGGCGCGCAAATGGGCGCGAATCCGCTTACTTTTGCCGGGCTGGCAGGGATCGGCGACTTGGTCGTTACCGCAACCAGCCAACACAGCCGCAACTGGCGGGCGGGTTCGATGCTCGGACAGGGCATGACTCTGGATGAAGTGCTCAAGAAGATGGATATGGTTGTAGAAGGCGTTCGGACGACACAGGCGGCTCATGAAATCGCTGAAAAATATCAAGTCCAGATGCCGATTGCAAGCCAGCTGTACAATGTTCTGTTCAAAGGACTCGATGCCAAAACGGCAGTAGAAGCCCTGATGGGGCGGGACAAAAAGACAGAAATGGAAGTTATGTCTCTCGAAACCTGGGAGCAGTGGCATACCTGA
- the plsY gene encoding glycerol-3-phosphate 1-O-acyltransferase PlsY: MILSVVVVIISYLLGSISFSVLMAKGIKGIDIRHHGSGNAGATNTLRVLGKGPGILVLILDILKGVIAVLLGYWLGGDNEWIPALCGLASIVGHNWPVYFRFRGGKGIATTVGVMACLAIIPVLCAGVVLIIVVAITRYVSLGSLLLVLLTPVFMLIFGPNGADFWPNFWASVLICIFAFWRHRSNIVKIVQGRENKLGSKGGI; this comes from the coding sequence GTGATTCTTTCTGTTGTGGTAGTGATTATTTCCTATCTGCTTGGCTCCATCAGCTTCAGTGTCCTGATGGCCAAGGGAATCAAAGGTATTGATATCCGGCATCACGGAAGCGGGAATGCCGGAGCCACCAACACCTTACGGGTATTAGGCAAGGGTCCGGGGATCCTTGTCCTGATTCTCGATATTTTGAAAGGTGTCATTGCCGTTTTGCTTGGCTACTGGCTGGGGGGCGACAATGAATGGATTCCTGCGCTTTGCGGATTGGCTTCGATTGTCGGGCACAACTGGCCGGTTTATTTCCGGTTCCGCGGCGGTAAAGGAATTGCCACTACGGTAGGCGTTATGGCCTGCCTGGCTATTATTCCCGTATTATGTGCGGGAGTGGTTCTTATCATCGTTGTAGCTATTACCCGTTATGTCTCTTTAGGCTCTTTATTGCTTGTTCTTCTTACACCTGTGTTTATGCTGATCTTTGGACCAAACGGGGCTGATTTCTGGCCGAATTTCTGGGCGAGTGTCCTGATTTGCATCTTTGCCTTCTGGAGACATCGGTCCAATATTGTTAAAATTGTTCAAGGAAGAGAGAACAAACTGGGTTCCAAAGGAGGAATTTGA
- the der gene encoding ribosome biogenesis GTPase Der has protein sequence MARPVVAIVGRPNVGKSTIFNRIIGDRLAIVEDKPGITRDRIYGTSEWNGKQFSIIDTGGIEIDGDDTIMKSIRAQAELAIEEADVIVFMCDAKAGITQSDEEVGNMLYRSGKPVLLAINKVDNLARMDHIYEFYNLGFGDPIGVSGSHGTGVGDLLDAITEHLPEIPDEEYDEDVIRVALIGRPNVGKSSLVNAILGEERVIVSDVAGTTRDAIDTPFEKDGQRYVLIDTAGMRKRGKVYESTEKYSVMRAMKAIERADVVLVVINGEEGIIEQDKHVAGYAYEAGKASVFVVNKWDVVEKNDKTMHEFEKKIRDHFLFMTYAPVVFLSALTKQRLHKLLPVVQHAAEQHARRIATHLLNDVVSDAIAINPPPTDKGRRMRINYVTQVAVKPPTIVVFVNDPELMHFSYERYLENKIRAAFDFEGTPIRIFTRRKSDKED, from the coding sequence ATGGCAAGACCAGTAGTGGCTATTGTGGGCAGGCCGAATGTGGGGAAATCGACGATTTTTAACCGCATCATCGGTGATCGCCTAGCCATCGTAGAAGATAAACCGGGCATTACGAGGGATCGGATCTATGGAACCTCGGAGTGGAACGGCAAGCAATTCAGCATTATTGATACAGGTGGTATTGAAATTGACGGCGACGATACGATCATGAAGTCGATCCGCGCTCAGGCCGAGCTGGCCATTGAGGAAGCGGATGTTATCGTCTTTATGTGTGACGCCAAAGCCGGTATTACTCAATCCGATGAAGAAGTCGGCAACATGCTTTACCGTTCGGGTAAGCCGGTATTGCTGGCTATCAATAAAGTGGACAACTTGGCCCGTATGGACCATATTTATGAATTTTATAATCTGGGATTCGGTGATCCGATTGGCGTTTCGGGCAGTCATGGCACGGGTGTCGGTGATTTGCTCGATGCGATTACCGAACATTTGCCGGAGATTCCAGATGAAGAATATGATGAAGACGTGATCCGGGTAGCCTTGATTGGACGTCCGAATGTGGGCAAATCCTCTCTCGTAAATGCGATTCTGGGCGAAGAACGTGTTATCGTCAGTGATGTCGCGGGAACAACAAGAGATGCGATTGATACACCTTTTGAGAAAGACGGCCAGCGTTATGTGCTCATCGACACTGCGGGAATGCGCAAACGCGGAAAGGTTTATGAATCGACCGAGAAATATAGCGTAATGCGGGCTATGAAAGCCATCGAGCGTGCGGATGTCGTGCTCGTCGTGATCAACGGCGAAGAGGGCATTATTGAGCAGGACAAGCATGTAGCCGGTTATGCATACGAAGCCGGTAAAGCGTCGGTGTTCGTCGTGAACAAATGGGATGTTGTGGAGAAGAATGACAAAACGATGCATGAGTTTGAGAAAAAGATCCGCGATCATTTTCTGTTCATGACTTATGCGCCAGTTGTATTTCTGTCCGCGTTGACCAAACAGCGGCTTCATAAGCTGCTGCCGGTAGTCCAGCATGCAGCTGAACAGCACGCCAGACGGATAGCAACTCATCTGCTGAACGATGTTGTTTCTGACGCGATTGCTATTAATCCTCCTCCTACCGATAAAGGGCGCCGGATGCGGATTAACTATGTGACACAGGTTGCGGTTAAGCCGCCGACCATTGTGGTGTTTGTCAACGATCCGGAGCTGATGCATTTCTCCTACGAACGGTATTTGGAGAATAAAATCAGGGCGGCATTTGATTTCGAAGGTACACCTATTCGGATCTTTACGCGTCGTAAATCAGATAAAGAAGATTAG
- the rpsA gene encoding 30S ribosomal protein S1: MSEEFKDQQEVVEATNQDELEQIVSLKKGDTVKGTIVKVEDNQAYVSLGYKYDGIIPIRELSSVHLDSANDVVQVGQEVEAKVVSINDEKESLVLSKRAIDSENAWDDLQAKFDNNETFEVVVADVVKGGIVANVGVRGFIPASMVERHFVEDFSDYKGRTLRVKVKELDRENNKVILSQKDVLDEEFEANKLKVMAGLQEGSVIEGTVQRLTQFGAFVDVGGVDGLVHVSEIAWNHVDKPADVLSEGDQVKVKVLKVDPEKGKISLSIKAATPGPWETAADQFKSGDIVSGEVKRLVPFGAFVEIAPGVEGLVHISQISHKHIGTPQEVLKEGQNVQVKILEVNPSEKRVSLSIKETEEAPAESAKPERSSSPSRERRDSVKAEDLGNNPNVSLNNQGLSITLGERFGDKLSKLK, translated from the coding sequence ATGTCGGAAGAATTCAAAGATCAACAAGAAGTTGTGGAAGCGACAAATCAAGACGAACTGGAGCAGATCGTATCCTTGAAAAAAGGGGACACCGTCAAAGGAACGATTGTCAAGGTTGAAGACAATCAGGCTTACGTAAGTCTTGGATATAAATATGACGGTATCATTCCTATTCGTGAATTGTCTTCGGTACACCTTGATTCCGCTAACGATGTGGTTCAAGTGGGACAAGAAGTTGAGGCGAAAGTGGTCAGCATTAACGACGAGAAAGAAAGCCTTGTTCTTTCCAAACGTGCGATCGACAGCGAGAACGCTTGGGATGATCTGCAAGCGAAATTTGACAACAACGAAACGTTTGAAGTTGTCGTTGCTGACGTAGTTAAAGGCGGCATCGTGGCAAACGTTGGCGTTCGCGGCTTTATCCCTGCCTCCATGGTAGAGCGTCATTTCGTTGAAGATTTCAGCGATTACAAAGGCCGTACTCTCCGCGTTAAAGTGAAAGAACTTGACCGTGAGAACAATAAAGTGATCTTGTCTCAGAAAGATGTTCTGGACGAAGAGTTTGAAGCCAACAAACTGAAAGTTATGGCTGGCCTGCAAGAAGGTTCCGTAATCGAAGGTACAGTACAACGCTTGACTCAATTTGGTGCATTTGTTGATGTTGGCGGCGTTGACGGCTTGGTTCACGTGTCTGAAATCGCTTGGAACCACGTTGATAAACCAGCTGACGTACTTTCCGAAGGCGACCAGGTCAAAGTGAAAGTGCTTAAAGTGGATCCTGAAAAAGGCAAAATCAGCCTGAGCATCAAAGCTGCTACTCCAGGTCCTTGGGAAACAGCTGCTGATCAGTTCAAATCCGGAGACATCGTATCCGGTGAAGTGAAACGCCTTGTTCCTTTCGGTGCTTTTGTTGAGATTGCTCCAGGCGTTGAGGGTCTGGTTCATATTTCCCAAATTTCTCATAAACATATCGGCACTCCGCAAGAAGTGCTGAAAGAAGGACAAAACGTTCAGGTGAAAATTCTTGAAGTGAATCCTTCCGAGAAACGTGTGAGCCTCAGCATTAAAGAAACGGAAGAAGCTCCTGCTGAATCCGCTAAGCCGGAAAGATCTTCTTCGCCGAGCCGCGAAAGAAGAGACAGCGTGAAGGCTGAAGATTTGGGCAATAACCCTAATGTGTCCTTGAACAATCAAGGTCTGAGCATTACGCTTGGCGAACGTTTCGGCGACAAACTGAGCAAATTGAAATAA
- a CDS encoding lysophospholipid acyltransferase family protein, with protein sequence MIYSFCRVIVRAIYKLLFRFEAAGLEHVPQEGGVLLCSNHISNFDPPAVALLLKRKVHFMAKAELFEVPVFGKLITELGAFPVKRGGVSKESIKTSLKLLREGYVMGIFPEGTRKAAADAAVKKGAANFALRSGAAVVPVAIIGTYKLFRKVKVVYGPPVDLDEFRSDPSGEAVEAATERIMTSIRELKQKSA encoded by the coding sequence ATGATCTACAGCTTTTGCCGAGTAATTGTAAGAGCCATTTATAAACTGCTGTTTCGGTTTGAAGCTGCTGGTCTGGAACATGTTCCGCAAGAAGGCGGAGTGCTCTTATGTTCCAACCATATTAGCAATTTCGATCCGCCGGCAGTAGCGCTTCTGTTAAAGCGCAAGGTTCATTTTATGGCGAAAGCCGAACTGTTTGAAGTTCCGGTTTTCGGAAAGCTCATTACGGAGCTGGGAGCCTTCCCGGTGAAGAGGGGCGGAGTCAGCAAGGAATCCATTAAAACTTCGCTCAAGTTATTGAGAGAAGGCTATGTCATGGGGATTTTTCCCGAAGGCACCCGGAAAGCCGCGGCGGATGCCGCAGTGAAAAAAGGGGCTGCGAACTTTGCACTTCGCAGCGGGGCAGCAGTGGTTCCTGTGGCTATTATCGGCACTTATAAACTTTTTAGGAAAGTGAAAGTCGTGTACGGACCGCCGGTAGATTTGGACGAGTTCCGGAGCGATCCTTCTGGGGAAGCGGTAGAAGCGGCGACGGAGCGCATTATGACGTCTATCCGCGAGCTTAAGCAGAAGAGCGCCTGA
- the cmk gene encoding (d)CMP kinase, translating to MNSKINIAIDGPAGAGKSTVARMVAGKLGYVYVDTGAMYRAVTLRMLELGIPPENEDKVLQVARDMVIELKPGEEGQKVLLDGIDVTEQIRSYDINANVSRYAQIEGLRSLMVSLQRQMALRKGVVMDGRDIGTTVLPAAEVKVFMTAAVEERARRRFQEMKNPESTSLEQLTRDIAERDRLDAEREVSPLRQASDAVLLDTTRMTISEVSEAIVSLCEAYGMESSVE from the coding sequence ATGAACAGCAAAATCAACATCGCGATCGATGGACCGGCGGGGGCAGGCAAAAGCACAGTCGCACGTATGGTTGCCGGCAAGCTTGGTTATGTCTATGTGGATACCGGAGCCATGTACCGCGCGGTTACGTTGCGAATGCTTGAATTAGGAATTCCACCGGAAAATGAAGACAAAGTGCTTCAAGTAGCCCGGGACATGGTTATTGAATTAAAACCCGGAGAAGAAGGTCAGAAGGTGCTTCTGGACGGGATTGATGTCACGGAACAGATTCGTTCTTATGATATCAATGCAAATGTGTCGCGATATGCGCAAATCGAGGGGCTGCGGTCTTTGATGGTTTCCCTTCAGCGGCAAATGGCTTTGCGCAAAGGCGTCGTAATGGATGGACGCGATATCGGGACTACCGTTCTGCCTGCTGCCGAAGTGAAGGTCTTTATGACAGCGGCGGTTGAAGAACGGGCTCGGCGCCGGTTTCAGGAAATGAAGAATCCGGAAAGCACATCGCTGGAGCAGCTCACCCGCGATATTGCTGAGCGGGACCGGCTGGATGCCGAGCGGGAAGTATCTCCGCTGCGTCAAGCCAGTGATGCTGTGCTGCTCGACACGACCCGTATGACAATCTCAGAAGTATCGGAAGCCATCGTATCTTTATGTGAGGCTTATGGGATGGAGAGTAGTGTAGAATGA
- a CDS encoding flagellar brake protein, producing MYPKVNEFVYLQVVSGDEKEAKTEYKSRISDIEEDALLIEVPMEVGHNRLKRLFIGEELSVYFMTESGTKNYFSTYVLGFTNDVVRQVRIRKPEPSSITQVQRRNYLRVPAELELAVGMKNGQRFLVVTDDVGGGGVSYFAESSNQVVEGDLLDCWLLVPYRNGSIEHVHFEAEVVRKKKLESGKQQVMLKFTGITDYERQKIIRYCFERQFDFRNR from the coding sequence GTGTATCCAAAAGTTAACGAGTTCGTTTATCTTCAAGTGGTCTCCGGGGATGAAAAGGAAGCCAAAACCGAATACAAATCGCGTATATCGGATATCGAGGAGGATGCCCTGCTGATTGAAGTCCCGATGGAGGTCGGTCACAATCGCTTGAAAAGATTGTTTATAGGCGAAGAGTTGTCCGTTTATTTCATGACCGAGTCCGGCACCAAAAATTACTTTAGTACATACGTGTTAGGTTTTACGAATGATGTAGTCCGTCAGGTCCGCATACGCAAGCCAGAACCCTCTTCCATCACTCAGGTTCAGCGGCGCAACTACCTTCGTGTCCCGGCGGAGCTTGAGCTTGCGGTGGGAATGAAGAACGGTCAGCGGTTTTTAGTGGTAACGGATGATGTAGGCGGCGGCGGTGTTTCTTATTTTGCAGAAAGTTCTAATCAGGTCGTGGAAGGGGATTTACTGGACTGCTGGCTGCTCGTTCCTTACCGGAATGGTTCCATCGAGCATGTTCATTTTGAAGCGGAGGTCGTTCGCAAGAAGAAGCTGGAGTCCGGCAAGCAGCAGGTTATGCTTAAATTTACCGGCATTACGGATTATGAGCGGCAGAAAATTATTCGCTACTGCTTCGAACGCCAGTTTGACTTCAGAAACCGGTAA
- the ypeB gene encoding germination protein YpeB, whose translation MYRRLSGVLFPVMTILLIGALVWGYQENRDKNSVLLKAENQYQRAFHDLSYHVDRIHGELGNTLAVNSDSTQMHRKGLMNVWRITSEAQGEINQLPLTLLPFNQTEELLSHVSQFSYQTAARDLTKSPLSTSELSNLKELYKRTGEISKNLQQVQNKVISNRLRWMDVESALATEKAAADNTIIDGFKTVDKKVSEYPELDLGPSVASVYKKRSVKKLDAKPVSQNEIRDKAAKFLGTQAGNIKVTENGAGTEWSSYTATATGAGKNASAVASLDFTQQGGDMIAYSLSREVGPRSVSADVARQKAGEFLKSKGFEDMTPVTYDEYDNMGSMTFVHSQDGVLIYPEKATVRVALDNGEVTGLQCSDYVYERNKDQKEQLPKAKLTLAEVKKHLNPEFKENYHRMAVIDNDAGQRVATYEFSGRINGSNYRIYLNGDTGEEEKVEEFLQAGTSRS comes from the coding sequence ATGTACAGACGGTTAAGCGGTGTATTATTTCCCGTCATGACTATATTGCTGATCGGGGCTCTGGTGTGGGGATATCAAGAGAACCGGGACAAAAACTCGGTACTGCTCAAAGCGGAAAACCAATATCAGCGAGCATTTCATGACTTGTCTTACCACGTGGACCGGATCCATGGGGAACTTGGCAATACGTTGGCGGTGAATTCGGATTCTACCCAGATGCACCGCAAGGGGTTAATGAATGTATGGAGGATTACAAGTGAGGCACAGGGGGAGATCAATCAGCTGCCTTTAACACTACTTCCTTTTAACCAGACGGAAGAACTGCTGTCTCATGTCAGCCAGTTTTCTTATCAGACAGCCGCTCGCGATTTGACCAAAAGTCCGCTGAGCACGTCAGAGTTAAGCAATTTGAAAGAGCTTTACAAGCGTACGGGAGAAATCTCGAAAAATTTGCAGCAGGTTCAAAATAAGGTTATCTCGAACCGTCTTCGCTGGATGGACGTCGAATCTGCACTGGCAACGGAAAAAGCGGCTGCTGATAATACCATTATCGACGGCTTCAAAACGGTGGATAAGAAAGTCAGCGAATATCCGGAGCTTGATCTTGGGCCTTCAGTGGCGAGCGTTTATAAGAAACGCAGCGTGAAGAAGCTGGATGCCAAGCCGGTTTCACAGAATGAAATCCGTGATAAGGCAGCCAAATTCCTGGGTACCCAAGCAGGTAACATCAAGGTTACCGAAAACGGTGCCGGCACTGAATGGTCTTCTTATACGGCCACAGCAACGGGAGCCGGTAAAAATGCGAGTGCGGTTGCTTCCCTGGATTTCACCCAACAGGGCGGGGATATGATTGCCTACAGCCTTTCCAGAGAGGTAGGCCCGCGTTCGGTTTCAGCGGATGTGGCCCGGCAGAAAGCCGGCGAGTTCCTCAAAAGCAAAGGTTTCGAGGATATGACACCGGTCACTTATGATGAATATGACAACATGGGCAGCATGACCTTTGTTCACTCCCAGGATGGAGTTTTGATTTATCCGGAGAAAGCAACGGTCCGCGTCGCACTGGATAATGGCGAGGTTACAGGCCTGCAGTGCAGCGATTATGTGTACGAAAGAAACAAGGATCAGAAAGAACAGCTTCCAAAAGCCAAACTGACCCTTGCCGAGGTCAAAAAACATTTAAACCCTGAGTTCAAGGAAAATTACCACCGGATGGCGGTTATCGACAATGACGCCGGCCAGCGGGTAGCTACCTACGAGTTCAGCGGCCGGATTAACGGCTCCAACTACAGAATCTATCTGAACGGCGACACCGGAGAAGAGGAGAAAGTCGAGGAGTTCCTTCAGGCGGGAACCAGCCGCTCCTGA
- the prsW gene encoding glutamic-type intramembrane protease PrsW produces MLWFSIGTAALAPGLALLTYFYLKDKYDTEPLHMVIKIFLVGFLIVFPIMILQRGLIIWLGNNSFVYSFLISAGIEELVKWFVLYHMIYNHTEFDEPYDGIVYATAVSLGFATIENVLFGLTHEAAIGSLLIRALLPVSGHAMFGVIMGYYLGRAKFSNGNKTGRYLLFSLLLPVFWHGIYDWVLGNISEYWLWYIVPLMAFLWYGGLGKITRANSRSPFRPMEASSRD; encoded by the coding sequence TTGCTGTGGTTTTCAATTGGTACGGCTGCGCTCGCTCCTGGTCTTGCGCTGCTGACCTATTTTTACTTGAAGGATAAATATGATACAGAACCGCTGCATATGGTGATTAAGATATTTCTGGTCGGATTTCTGATTGTTTTCCCGATCATGATTCTGCAGCGGGGTCTTATTATATGGCTTGGAAATAATTCGTTTGTTTATTCTTTTCTGATCTCGGCGGGCATTGAAGAACTCGTCAAATGGTTTGTGCTTTATCATATGATCTACAACCATACGGAATTCGACGAGCCTTATGACGGAATTGTTTATGCAACCGCCGTTTCCCTCGGTTTTGCTACGATTGAGAACGTGCTCTTTGGTTTAACTCATGAGGCGGCCATTGGTTCGCTGCTGATCCGCGCGCTGCTTCCGGTTTCCGGACATGCGATGTTTGGGGTCATTATGGGTTACTATCTGGGCCGCGCCAAGTTCTCAAATGGGAACAAAACGGGACGTTATTTATTGTTTTCACTGCTTCTCCCCGTGTTTTGGCATGGCATATATGATTGGGTTCTTGGCAACATTTCGGAGTACTGGCTTTGGTACATCGTCCCTTTGATGGCTTTCCTATGGTATGGGGGGCTTGGCAAGATAACAAGGGCCAACAGCCGCTCGCCGTTCCGGCCGATGGAGGCCAGTTCAAGAGACTAA
- a CDS encoding genetic competence negative regulator → MKIERLGQDKIRIFLTFDDLSERGIQKEDMWQEIPKVQDLFTEMMDQAYNELGFDATGPLAVEVFALPAQGMVVIVTRGKYDRSHPFSSMSEDEMADDVYEMEVTLELSDSIVYAFSDFEVLIEAAHVLNHSLTGAGRLYNYKGKWVLYLEPEDVEEAKQQLLIAVLAEYGEATSVTPAVLDEYGKVVMEENAIQTIVSHFKRQS, encoded by the coding sequence ATGAAAATAGAACGTTTGGGCCAGGATAAGATACGGATTTTCCTCACTTTTGATGACCTTAGCGAACGCGGAATACAGAAAGAGGATATGTGGCAGGAAATTCCCAAAGTCCAGGATCTATTTACGGAAATGATGGATCAAGCTTATAATGAATTGGGCTTTGATGCTACAGGACCGCTAGCTGTTGAAGTTTTCGCACTCCCTGCGCAAGGGATGGTCGTCATCGTGACGCGAGGCAAATATGATCGCAGTCATCCGTTCAGTTCTATGAGCGAGGACGAGATGGCGGACGACGTATACGAGATGGAAGTTACGCTTGAACTTAGCGATTCCATTGTGTATGCCTTTAGCGACTTTGAAGTGCTTATCGAAGCTGCTCATGTACTAAACCATTCACTTACCGGAGCCGGAAGGCTGTATAACTATAAAGGGAAATGGGTTCTGTACCTGGAACCTGAAGACGTCGAAGAAGCCAAACAGCAGCTGCTCATTGCAGTTTTGGCTGAGTATGGAGAAGCAACCTCTGTGACTCCGGCAGTTCTTGATGAATACGGCAAGGTCGTTATGGAAGAGAATGCTATTCAAACAATCGTATCTCATTTCAAACGCCAGTCCTGA
- a CDS encoding type II CAAX endopeptidase family protein, translating into MRKKLEKIKLRRVKPEELNDRLLLINLYFTQGLTLVLSLIIMLFQWRNPLKLLRIPSDLDFVWWGLGLAGVAFVVDLVLSRVISESTMDDGGINEMLFRKRPVWHIIIIAVIVAICEEMLFRGAIQHSIGPYWTSILFAVIHVRYLRHWIPTAWVFASSYGLGYIYLASGTLWAPILCHFLIDLISGLVIRFRREP; encoded by the coding sequence ATGAGAAAAAAATTAGAAAAAATCAAATTAAGACGGGTAAAGCCTGAAGAATTAAACGATCGGCTCTTATTGATCAATTTATATTTCACCCAGGGACTTACATTAGTTCTAAGTCTGATTATTATGCTGTTTCAATGGCGTAATCCGCTGAAGCTTTTAAGGATCCCGTCTGACCTTGATTTTGTCTGGTGGGGGCTGGGATTAGCCGGAGTTGCTTTTGTCGTCGATTTGGTTTTATCTAGGGTCATTTCGGAAAGCACCATGGATGACGGCGGCATAAATGAAATGCTGTTTCGAAAACGGCCGGTCTGGCACATTATTATCATTGCTGTGATCGTAGCCATTTGTGAGGAAATGCTGTTCCGCGGAGCGATTCAGCATTCTATAGGCCCTTACTGGACCAGCATTTTGTTTGCGGTCATTCATGTTCGTTATTTGCGGCACTGGATCCCTACGGCGTGGGTATTTGCGAGCAGTTATGGCCTTGGATACATTTATTTGGCTTCAGGGACCCTTTGGGCGCCGATTTTGTGTCATTTTCTGATCGACCTGATTTCCGGACTTGTGATCCGGTTTCGGAGGGAACCATGA